TATGATTTCTTCTAACATTTCATCTGATAATTCAAAACCTTTATCGAAGTCTTCAAAAGTTGGATATTTTGCCAATAATTCAGCTCTGTGTTCATCCAGGTAATCTAAATCATAGGTATATAAAATTCCTTTGCGTACCAAAGCACTGAAATACTCAGAAGTTTCTGTAGTATCTAAAGGTATAAAAATGTCAGGCATGATTCCGCCACCACCATATACGGTGCGTTTTAATTGAAGTGTTTCAAATTTTAAAGAATCTGGGAATTCAATTGAATCAGAATTCATTAATTCTCCATGCTCATATCTTTTATTGATTTCATTGTAGTAATCTTCTTTGCCCTCAGAATAGTCTCTTTGGATAGATCTGCCAGAAGGCGTATAGTAACGAGAGATCGTTAGTCTAATCGCAGAACCATCAGTTAACTGAAATGGTTTCTGAACCAGACCTTTTCCGAAAGATTTACGACCAATAACTAATCCACGATCCCAATCTTGTACCGCACCAGTTACAATCTCACTGGCTGAAGCAGAACCTTCATCAATTAAGACTACCAATTTTCCTTTTTCAAAGTTTCCTAGAGTAGTGGAATTATAATCTTCTCTTGGAAATGCTTTTCCTTTGGTATATACCACTAATTTTCCGGCTTCCAGGAAATTGTCGGCTAATTGAATGGCTGTTCTTAAGTATCCTCCGCTATTTCCCCGTAAATCCAGAATTAGATTTTCCATACCTAGTTTCTGTAATGAATCTATTGCTGTACCCACTTCAGTCATACTTTGAGCGGCAAAACGATTCAATTTGATATAACCAGTTTTTGGTGTAGCTAAATA
This genomic interval from bacterium SCSIO 12643 contains the following:
- a CDS encoding S41 family peptidase produces the protein MNKIKYTTLALLLVLSGMTFGQKVDQDQIKKLETFMRYVQLAYVDTVDTEKLTEDAIKAVLKDLDPHSVYISKKDLQRMNEPLEGNFEGVGIQFNILHDTITVVSPIAGGPSEKLGIRAGDKIIEIDDKVVAGVGFTNKDVADHLRGKKGTKVTVGIARKGESELLDFEITRDKIPIYSMDAAYLATPKTGYIKLNRFAAQSMTEVGTAIDSLQKLGMENLILDLRGNSGGYLRTAIQLADNFLEAGKLVVYTKGKAFPREDYNSTTLGNFEKGKLVVLIDEGSASASEIVTGAVQDWDRGLVIGRKSFGKGLVQKPFQLTDGSAIRLTISRYYTPSGRSIQRDYSEGKEDYYNEINKRYEHGELMNSDSIEFPDSLKFETLQLKRTVYGGGGIMPDIFIPLDTTETSEYFSALVRKGILYTYDLDYLDEHRAELLAKYPTFEDFDKGFELSDEMLEEIIAYAEEKGVKRNDEQIAHSKNLIKLNFKALMASNLWTSTEFYRVINTNDNAFNKALRVMSDKTFKNLKLDYK